A DNA window from Thalassospiraceae bacterium LMO-JJ14 contains the following coding sequences:
- a CDS encoding adenosine kinase, translated as MAKADFDVLGIGNAIVDILVQTGDDFLDANGLTKGAMGLVSAEAQRALYDKTGQAIESSGGSAANTLAGIAALGGRAAFAGKVRDDQLGTVFTHDIRAAGVTFDTAMATDGVPTATCLVLISPDGQRTMQTYLGACVEFSAADLDHAQVEAAEVIYLEGYLWDPDPAREAFLQAARVAHDAGRKVALSLSDPFCVDRHRDGFLNFISEHVDILFANEDEILSLFQVDDFDAAAERVRGMTDIAALTRSEKGSVVVTAEDVITVPASRVDKVIDTTGAGDAYAAGFLAAYTRGQSLRQAAELGGLLAAVIIQQIGARPSADVQHLLQGLDG; from the coding sequence CTGGTGCAAACGGGTGATGACTTTCTCGACGCGAACGGATTGACCAAGGGCGCCATGGGCCTTGTCAGCGCCGAGGCGCAGCGCGCGCTTTACGACAAGACGGGCCAGGCGATCGAAAGCTCCGGCGGTTCCGCCGCCAATACGCTGGCCGGGATTGCCGCGCTCGGCGGCCGTGCCGCTTTTGCCGGCAAGGTCAGGGATGACCAGCTCGGCACCGTTTTCACGCACGACATCCGTGCCGCCGGCGTGACGTTCGATACCGCCATGGCCACGGATGGCGTGCCGACGGCAACATGCCTGGTGCTGATTTCGCCGGACGGTCAACGCACCATGCAGACCTACCTCGGGGCCTGTGTCGAGTTCTCGGCGGCGGATCTCGATCATGCGCAGGTTGAAGCGGCCGAAGTCATTTATCTCGAAGGCTATCTGTGGGATCCGGATCCGGCCCGCGAAGCATTCCTGCAAGCCGCCCGCGTGGCGCACGATGCCGGACGCAAGGTCGCCTTGTCTTTATCCGATCCGTTTTGCGTCGACCGGCATCGCGACGGCTTTTTGAATTTCATCAGCGAACATGTCGATATCCTGTTTGCCAACGAGGACGAAATTTTGTCGCTGTTTCAGGTCGATGATTTTGATGCCGCCGCCGAGCGTGTCCGGGGCATGACCGATATCGCCGCACTGACGCGATCCGAAAAGGGCTCGGTTGTCGTTACGGCCGAGGACGTCATCACGGTCCCCGCATCGAGGGTCGATAAGGTTATTGATACAACGGGAGCCGGAGACGCCTATGCGGCCGGTTTCCTTGCTGCCTATACCCGGGGCCAAAGCCTCAGGCAGGCTGCCGAATTGGGCGGTCTTCTGGCGGCGGTGATTATACAACAAATCGGCGCCCGGCCTTCCGCCGACGTGCAGCACCTGCTGCAGGGTCTGGATGGTTGA